One region of Streptomyces capillispiralis genomic DNA includes:
- a CDS encoding gas vesicle protein K — translation MDLEPDTVERDLVKLVLTVVELLRQLMERQALRRFDEGDLTEEQEERVGLTLMLLEDRMAELRDRYGLRPEDLNLDLGPLGPLLPRE, via the coding sequence CTGGACCTGGAGCCGGACACGGTCGAGCGGGACCTGGTGAAACTGGTGCTCACCGTCGTGGAGCTGCTGCGCCAGCTCATGGAACGCCAGGCGCTGCGCCGGTTCGACGAGGGCGACCTGACCGAGGAGCAGGAGGAGCGGGTGGGGCTCACCCTCATGCTGCTCGAGGACCGCATGGCGGAACTGCGCGACCGCTACGGACTGCGGCCCGAGGACCTGAACCTGGACCTCGGGCCGCTGGGACCGCTGCTTCCCCGGGAATGA
- a CDS encoding hydrophobic protein, which translates to MVPILLVLLLALILFGAGFAVKVLWWIALAVLIVWLLGFFMRSTSAGGGRGRWYRW; encoded by the coding sequence ATGGTTCCCATTCTGCTTGTTCTGCTGCTGGCGCTGATCCTTTTCGGTGCCGGATTCGCGGTAAAGGTCCTCTGGTGGATCGCCCTGGCGGTTCTGATCGTATGGCTGCTGGGATTCTTCATGCGCAGCACGTCGGCAGGCGGGGGCAGGGGCCGCTGGTACCGGTGGTGA
- a CDS encoding methyltransferase domain-containing protein, translating to MPEARESAVYTHGHHESVLRSHTWRTAENSAGYLLGALKPHLRILDIGCGPGTITADLAGLVPDGHVTGLDREPGILGRARAVAEERGLTNVAFTVGDVHALDFPDDTFCVVHAHQVLQHVGDPVAALREMRRVTRPGGVVAVRDADYAAMTWYPASPGMDRWLNLYRRVARANGGEPDAGRRLRSWALAAGFTDVTATSGTWTFATDQERAWWSGLWADRTVASSYAGRAVEGGHATREQVREVAGAWREWGARADGWFCVLHGEILCRKEV from the coding sequence ATGCCGGAGGCACGGGAGAGCGCCGTCTACACGCATGGGCACCACGAGTCGGTGCTGCGGTCGCACACCTGGCGGACCGCCGAGAACTCGGCGGGGTATCTGCTGGGAGCACTCAAGCCCCACCTGCGGATCCTGGACATCGGCTGCGGGCCCGGCACCATCACCGCCGACCTGGCCGGGCTCGTCCCCGACGGGCACGTCACCGGTCTCGACCGGGAGCCGGGGATCCTCGGGCGGGCCCGGGCGGTGGCCGAGGAGCGGGGGCTGACGAACGTCGCCTTCACGGTGGGGGACGTGCACGCCCTGGACTTCCCGGACGACACGTTCTGCGTGGTGCACGCCCACCAGGTGCTCCAGCACGTGGGCGATCCGGTGGCGGCGCTGCGCGAGATGCGCCGGGTGACCAGGCCGGGCGGTGTCGTCGCGGTACGGGACGCGGACTACGCGGCGATGACCTGGTATCCGGCGTCGCCGGGGATGGACCGCTGGCTGAACCTGTACCGGCGGGTGGCTCGGGCCAACGGGGGTGAGCCGGACGCGGGGCGGCGGCTGAGGTCCTGGGCGCTCGCCGCCGGCTTCACCGATGTCACCGCGACCTCGGGCACCTGGACGTTCGCGACCGATCAGGAGCGGGCCTGGTGGAGCGGCCTGTGGGCGGACCGCACCGTCGCGTCGTCGTACGCCGGGCGAGCGGTGGAGGGGGGCCACGCCACCCGCGAGCAGGTGCGGGAGGTGGCCGGGGCCTGGCGGGAGTGGGGAGCGCGGGCCGACGGCTGGTTCTGCGTGCTGCACGGGGAGATTCTCTGCCGCAAGGAAGTCTGA
- a CDS encoding gas vesicle protein encodes MTTPSRLPEPYGQGGGANLADILERVLDKGVVIAGDIRINLLDIELLTIKLRLVVASVDKAKEMGIDWWESDPALSSRARRDELARENAELRERLARLEELEPSRAREEAP; translated from the coding sequence ATGACCACCCCCAGCAGGCTTCCCGAGCCGTACGGCCAGGGCGGCGGCGCCAACCTCGCCGACATCCTGGAAAGAGTGCTGGACAAGGGTGTCGTCATAGCGGGCGACATCCGCATCAACCTGCTCGACATCGAACTGCTGACGATCAAGCTGCGGCTCGTCGTCGCGTCCGTGGACAAGGCGAAGGAGATGGGCATCGACTGGTGGGAGTCCGACCCGGCGCTGTCGTCACGCGCCCGTCGCGACGAACTGGCCCGGGAGAACGCCGAGCTGCGTGAACGGCTGGCCCGGCTGGAGGAGCTGGAGCCGAGCCGCGCTCGGGAGGAGGCCCCGTGA
- a CDS encoding GvpL/GvpF family gas vesicle protein, translating to MTGLRYVYAVCRPFGTPLQAQLTGVGGDPPRLVPHHGLVAVVSHVPEADFAEEPLRAHLEDLDWLTGVARAHQGVIDALTTVTTPLPLRLGTVFRDDSGVRTMIEAREESFLRTLERLEGRVEWGVKVYVEPERPTDAPAEPAAKPASGRDYLRQRRMRTKAQDDLWQRAETFATRLHETLSECAEDSRLHAPQNPALSGAAGRNVLNAAYLVPRAESEEFVERVDRTKDGAPGIRVELTGPWAAYSFAGEETAGEEGA from the coding sequence GTGACCGGACTGCGGTACGTCTACGCGGTCTGTCGGCCCTTCGGCACGCCGCTCCAGGCCCAGCTGACCGGGGTCGGGGGAGACCCGCCCCGGCTGGTGCCCCACCACGGCCTGGTGGCGGTCGTCAGCCACGTCCCCGAGGCGGACTTCGCCGAGGAGCCGCTGCGCGCGCACCTGGAGGACCTCGACTGGCTGACCGGGGTCGCCCGCGCCCACCAGGGTGTGATCGACGCGCTCACCACCGTCACCACCCCGCTGCCGCTGCGGCTCGGCACCGTCTTCCGCGACGACAGCGGCGTACGGACGATGATCGAGGCGCGTGAGGAGAGCTTCCTGCGGACCCTGGAGCGGCTGGAGGGCCGCGTCGAATGGGGCGTCAAGGTGTACGTCGAGCCGGAGCGCCCCACGGACGCGCCGGCCGAGCCCGCGGCGAAGCCGGCGTCCGGCCGGGACTACCTGCGGCAGCGGCGCATGCGGACGAAGGCGCAGGACGACCTGTGGCAGCGGGCCGAGACCTTCGCGACCCGGCTGCACGAGACCCTTTCGGAATGCGCGGAGGACTCCCGGCTGCACGCCCCGCAGAATCCCGCGCTCTCCGGCGCCGCCGGACGCAATGTGCTCAATGCCGCCTATCTGGTCCCGCGCGCGGAATCCGAGGAATTCGTCGAAAGGGTGGACCGCACGAAGGACGGTGCTCCCGGAATACGGGTGGAACTCACCGGGCCCTGGGCGGCCTATTCGTTCGCCGGTGAGGAAACGGCGGGGGAGGAGGGGGCGTGA
- a CDS encoding gas vesicle protein, whose product MTVVERREVALVDLLDRLLAGGVVITGDITLRIADVDLVRIDLNALISSVNARVPSPFEESQ is encoded by the coding sequence GTGACCGTCGTCGAACGCCGCGAGGTGGCGCTGGTGGACCTGCTCGACCGGCTGCTGGCCGGCGGCGTCGTCATCACGGGGGACATCACGCTGCGCATCGCGGATGTCGATCTGGTCCGTATCGACCTCAACGCGCTCATCAGCTCGGTGAACGCGCGGGTCCCCTCACCCTTCGAGGAGTCGCAGTGA